From a single Streptomyces sp. 1331.2 genomic region:
- a CDS encoding single-stranded DNA-binding protein — protein sequence MAGETVITLVGNLVDDPELRFTPSGAAVAKFRIASTPRTFDRQTNEWKDGESLFLTCNVWRQPAENVAESLQRGMRVIVQGRLRQRSYETKEGEKRTVFEVEVDEVGPSLRSATAKVTRANRSGGQGGPGGGFGGQQGGGQGGWSGGGGQQGGGWGGNSGGQSGPSDDPWASSAPSGGNQGGGGWGAAPSGGGYSEEPPF from the coding sequence ATGGCAGGCGAGACCGTCATCACCCTCGTCGGCAATCTCGTCGACGACCCCGAGCTGCGCTTCACCCCGTCGGGTGCGGCGGTCGCGAAGTTCCGTATCGCGTCCACCCCCCGCACCTTCGACCGTCAGACGAACGAGTGGAAGGACGGCGAGAGCCTCTTCCTCACGTGCAACGTCTGGCGGCAGCCGGCGGAGAACGTGGCCGAGTCGCTGCAGCGCGGCATGCGCGTCATCGTGCAGGGCCGACTGCGCCAGCGGTCTTACGAGACCAAGGAAGGCGAGAAGCGGACGGTCTTCGAGGTCGAGGTCGACGAGGTCGGCCCGAGCCTGCGCTCGGCGACCGCCAAGGTCACCCGGGCCAACCGGTCCGGCGGCCAGGGCGGCCCCGGCGGCGGCTTCGGCGGCCAGCAGGGTGGCGGCCAGGGCGGTTGGAGCGGCGGTGGCGGCCAGCAGGGCGGCGGCTGGGGTGGAAACTCCGGCGGCCAGTCCGGCCCCTCCGACGACCCGTGGGCGTCCAGCGCCCCGTCCGGCGGCAACCAGGGCGGTGGCGGCTGGGGTGCCGCGCCGTCGGGTGGCGGCTACTCGGAAGAGCCCCCGTTCTAA
- the rpsR gene encoding 30S ribosomal protein S18 yields MAKPPARKPKKKVCVFCKDKVNYVDYKDTNLLRKYISDRGKIRARRVTGNCTQHQRDVATAVKNSREMALLPYTSTAR; encoded by the coding sequence ATGGCGAAGCCGCCTGCTCGCAAGCCGAAGAAGAAGGTTTGCGTCTTCTGCAAGGACAAGGTCAACTACGTTGACTACAAGGACACGAACCTGCTGCGGAAGTACATCTCCGACCGCGGCAAGATCCGTGCCCGCCGGGTCACCGGCAACTGCACCCAGCACCAGCGTGACGTCGCCACGGCCGTGAAGAACAGCCGTGAGATGGCGCTGCTGCCCTACACCAGCACCGCGCGCTAA
- the rplI gene encoding 50S ribosomal protein L9, translated as MKIILTHEVPGLGSAGEVVEVKDGYARNYLVPRGYAIRWTKGGQKDVDAIRRARKIHEIQTLDAANDVKGKLEGVQVKLAVRSGEAGRLFGSVTQADVVEAIKAAGGPAVDKRAVAIASPIKTVGTHKVSVKLHSDVQANLDIAVVAA; from the coding sequence ATGAAGATCATCCTCACGCACGAGGTGCCGGGTCTCGGCTCCGCCGGCGAGGTCGTCGAGGTCAAGGACGGCTACGCCCGCAACTACCTGGTTCCGCGTGGCTACGCCATCCGCTGGACCAAGGGTGGTCAGAAGGACGTCGACGCCATCCGTCGCGCCCGCAAGATCCACGAGATCCAGACCCTCGACGCCGCCAACGACGTCAAGGGCAAGCTGGAGGGCGTCCAGGTCAAGCTGGCCGTTCGCTCGGGTGAGGCCGGCCGTCTGTTCGGCTCGGTGACCCAGGCCGACGTCGTCGAGGCCATCAAGGCCGCCGGCGGCCCGGCGGTCGACAAGCGCGCCGTCGCGATCGCCTCGCCGATCAAGACCGTGGGCACCCACAAGGTCTCGGTCAAGCTGCACTCCGACGTCCAGGCCAACCTGGACATCGCGGTCGTCGCTGCCTGA
- a CDS encoding MATE family efflux transporter, with translation MTAPSPTPVPAGRRHDREILALAVPAFGALVAEPLFLMADSAIVGHLGTPQLAGVGVASAALTTATGVFVFLAYATTAAVARRIGAGDRRGAVQQGIDGIWLAFGLAVPVVLLTVLAAPGVAEVLGASPTAAPYAVTYLRISSLGIPAMLMVLAATGVLRGLQDTRTPLLVAVAGFAANIGLNAGLVYGAGLGVAGSAWGTVIAQTGMAAVYLVVVVRGARRERASLRPDATGIRASARAGGPLLVRTISLRAVLMIATAVAARLGDDQVAAHQITMTLFSFLAFALDAIAIAGQAIIGRYLGASDVPGARAATRRMVEWGIGSGVVLGVLVVVARPLYVPLFTPDPAVRSQLSTALLLLALSQPVAGLVFVLDGVLMGAGDGPYLAWAALATLAVFAPAALAVPATGAGLAGLWWAMNLFMLVRAAFLVRRARGGRWLVTGAVRA, from the coding sequence ATGACCGCCCCGTCCCCGACCCCCGTCCCCGCCGGACGCCGCCACGACCGGGAGATCCTCGCCCTGGCCGTCCCGGCCTTCGGCGCCCTGGTCGCCGAGCCGCTCTTCCTGATGGCCGACTCGGCGATCGTCGGCCACCTCGGCACCCCGCAGCTGGCCGGGGTCGGCGTCGCCTCCGCCGCGCTCACCACCGCGACCGGGGTGTTCGTCTTCCTCGCCTACGCCACCACCGCGGCGGTCGCCCGCCGGATCGGCGCCGGGGACCGCCGGGGCGCCGTGCAGCAGGGCATCGACGGCATCTGGCTCGCGTTCGGCCTGGCCGTCCCGGTGGTGCTGCTGACCGTGCTGGCCGCCCCCGGGGTGGCCGAGGTGCTGGGCGCCTCCCCGACTGCGGCGCCCTACGCCGTGACGTACCTGCGGATCAGCTCGCTGGGGATCCCGGCGATGCTCATGGTGCTGGCTGCCACCGGTGTGCTGCGCGGGCTCCAGGACACCCGGACGCCCCTGCTGGTGGCCGTCGCGGGCTTCGCCGCCAACATCGGCCTGAACGCCGGACTGGTGTACGGCGCCGGGCTCGGGGTGGCCGGCTCCGCCTGGGGCACCGTGATCGCGCAGACCGGGATGGCCGCCGTCTACCTGGTCGTGGTGGTCCGCGGCGCCCGCCGGGAGCGCGCCTCGCTGCGGCCGGACGCGACCGGCATTCGGGCCAGTGCCCGGGCCGGCGGCCCGCTGCTGGTCCGGACGATCAGCCTGCGCGCGGTGCTGATGATCGCCACCGCGGTGGCCGCCCGGCTGGGCGACGACCAGGTGGCTGCGCACCAGATCACCATGACGCTGTTCAGCTTCCTGGCCTTCGCGCTGGACGCCATCGCGATCGCCGGCCAGGCCATCATCGGCCGCTACCTGGGCGCCTCGGACGTCCCGGGGGCCAGGGCCGCCACCCGGCGGATGGTCGAGTGGGGCATCGGCTCCGGAGTGGTGCTCGGCGTGCTGGTGGTGGTCGCCCGCCCGCTGTACGTCCCGCTGTTCACGCCCGATCCGGCCGTGCGCTCGCAGTTGTCCACCGCGCTGCTGCTGCTCGCGCTCAGCCAGCCGGTCGCCGGCCTGGTCTTCGTGCTGGACGGGGTGCTGATGGGCGCCGGGGACGGCCCGTACCTGGCCTGGGCGGCGCTGGCGACCCTGGCGGTGTTCGCCCCGGCGGCCCTCGCGGTGCCGGCCACCGGCGCCGGGCTGGCCGGGCTCTGGTGGGCGATGAACCTGTTCATGCTGGTCCGCGCCGCCTTCCTGGTACGGCGGGCCCGCGGCGGCCGGTGGCTGGTCACCGGAGCCGTGCGCGCGTAG
- the dnaB gene encoding replicative DNA helicase, with product MTGPQYDDHDAPPPEEDWQTAEDPFPAGAFDDAPFPDGPGDRLPVPRGRGGQGGQGGGQGGNRDGNRDGFQKGGFQGGKGGRNGSGREGGQRDGGWQRRGEGDGEGGADGFERVPPQDLAAEQSVLGGMLLSKDAIADVVEVLKPADYYRPAHELIHGAILDLYARGEPADPITVAGELTKRGELQRVGGAPYLHTLVNSVPTAANAEYYAQIVHERAVLRRLVEAGTRIAGMGYAAEGDVDEIVNAAQAEIYAVTEQRTNEDYAPLADIMEGALDEIESIGSRNGQMSGVPTGFADFDQLTNGLHPGQMIVIAARPAMGKSTLALDFARACSIHHKLPSVIFSLEMGRNEIAMRLLSAEARVALHHMRSGSMTDDDWTRVARRMPDVSEAPLFIDDSPNLSMMEIRAKCRRLKQRNDIKLIVIDYLQLMQSGGSRRAENRQQEVSDMSRNLKLLAKELEVPVIALSQLNRGPEQRTDKRPMVSDLRESGSIEQDADMVILLHREDAYEKESPRAGEADLIVAKHRNGPTATITVAFQGHYSRFVDMTRD from the coding sequence GTGACCGGCCCCCAGTACGACGACCACGACGCCCCGCCGCCGGAGGAGGACTGGCAGACCGCCGAGGATCCCTTCCCGGCCGGCGCCTTCGACGACGCACCCTTCCCGGACGGCCCCGGCGACCGGCTCCCGGTCCCCCGCGGCCGCGGCGGCCAGGGCGGTCAGGGGGGCGGCCAGGGCGGCAACCGCGACGGCAACCGCGACGGCTTCCAGAAGGGCGGCTTCCAGGGCGGCAAGGGCGGCCGCAACGGCTCCGGTCGTGAGGGCGGCCAGCGGGACGGCGGCTGGCAGCGCCGTGGCGAGGGCGACGGCGAGGGCGGCGCGGACGGCTTCGAGCGCGTCCCCCCGCAGGACCTCGCCGCCGAGCAGTCCGTCCTCGGCGGCATGCTGCTCTCCAAGGACGCCATCGCCGACGTGGTCGAGGTGCTCAAGCCCGCCGACTACTACCGGCCCGCGCACGAGCTGATCCACGGCGCGATCCTCGACCTCTACGCCCGCGGCGAGCCGGCCGACCCGATCACCGTGGCCGGCGAGCTGACCAAGCGCGGCGAACTGCAGCGGGTCGGCGGCGCCCCGTACCTGCACACCCTGGTCAACTCCGTCCCGACCGCGGCCAACGCCGAGTACTACGCCCAGATCGTCCACGAGCGCGCGGTGCTGCGCCGCCTCGTCGAGGCCGGCACCCGGATCGCCGGGATGGGCTACGCGGCCGAGGGCGACGTGGACGAGATCGTCAACGCCGCCCAGGCCGAGATCTACGCGGTCACCGAGCAGCGCACCAACGAGGACTACGCCCCGCTCGCCGACATCATGGAGGGCGCCCTCGACGAGATCGAGTCGATCGGCTCCCGCAACGGCCAGATGTCCGGCGTGCCGACCGGCTTCGCCGACTTCGACCAGCTCACCAACGGGCTGCACCCCGGCCAGATGATCGTCATCGCGGCCCGTCCCGCGATGGGCAAGTCCACGCTCGCGCTGGACTTCGCCCGGGCCTGCTCGATCCACCACAAGCTACCGAGCGTGATCTTCTCGCTCGAAATGGGGCGCAACGAGATCGCCATGCGCCTGCTGTCCGCCGAGGCCCGGGTGGCGCTGCACCACATGCGCTCCGGCAGCATGACGGACGACGACTGGACCAGGGTCGCCCGCCGGATGCCGGACGTCAGCGAGGCACCGCTGTTCATCGACGACTCGCCCAACCTGTCGATGATGGAGATCCGCGCCAAGTGCCGCCGGCTCAAGCAGCGCAACGACATCAAGCTGATCGTCATCGACTACCTCCAGCTGATGCAGTCCGGCGGCTCCCGCCGGGCCGAGAACCGCCAGCAGGAGGTCTCGGACATGTCCCGAAACCTCAAGCTGCTGGCCAAGGAGCTGGAAGTCCCCGTCATCGCGCTCTCCCAGCTGAACCGTGGCCCCGAGCAGCGCACCGACAAGCGGCCGATGGTCTCCGACCTGCGCGAGTCCGGCTCGATCGAGCAGGACGCCGACATGGTCATCCTGCTGCACCGCGAGGACGCCTACGAGAAGGAGTCCCCGCGGGCGGGCGAGGCCGACCTGATCGTCGCCAAGCACCGTAACGGTCCCACCGCGACCATCACGGTGGCCTTCCAGGGCCACTACTCGCGCTTCGTCGACATGACCCGGGACTGA
- a CDS encoding GNAT family N-acetyltransferase: MEIRPTTDQDLGVFVDTLHTAFGFVPETPNEDGGGVWWAATEMDRSLLAVTADGRPVGTATSHAFELTLPGEAVVPVAGVSNVGVLPSHRRQGALTAMKRHQLTDLRARGEFLSVLLASEATIYGRFGYGPATYTQRLTVQRHRAAFDRPRAHGADDAGAAGSVEVLKRADCGEVLEQVYDRYRRAQPGALSRPHRWWALGAGQPPVARAPRYIAVHRDPDGAADGYACYSRDGDTLTVDEIIAVDDTVHTALARFALGHDLVTQVVFKHVPPEHPLRWQLADFGAGSLSDHRDWLWVRLLDVPRALTARGWLTDGELVLDVDDPFLAEHGRHLLTVRDGKADFVPTDREPDLSLDVRDLGTIYLGGTAPSTLVRAGHIRAHRPDAAARADALFRAERPPHCLHWF; this comes from the coding sequence ATGGAAATCCGTCCCACGACCGACCAGGACCTCGGCGTCTTCGTCGACACCCTGCACACCGCGTTCGGGTTCGTCCCGGAGACCCCGAACGAGGACGGCGGCGGGGTCTGGTGGGCGGCGACCGAGATGGACCGCAGCCTGCTCGCCGTCACTGCGGACGGACGGCCCGTCGGCACCGCCACCTCGCACGCCTTCGAGCTCACCCTGCCCGGCGAGGCCGTCGTCCCGGTCGCCGGGGTGAGCAACGTCGGCGTGCTGCCCTCGCACCGGCGCCAGGGCGCGCTCACCGCGATGAAGCGGCACCAGCTCACCGACCTGCGGGCCCGCGGCGAGTTCCTCTCCGTCCTGCTGGCCTCCGAGGCCACGATCTACGGCAGGTTCGGCTACGGACCGGCGACCTACACCCAGCGGCTGACGGTCCAGCGCCACCGGGCGGCCTTCGACCGGCCCCGGGCGCACGGAGCGGACGACGCCGGGGCGGCCGGCTCGGTCGAGGTACTGAAGCGGGCCGACTGCGGCGAGGTCCTGGAGCAGGTCTACGACCGCTACCGCCGTGCCCAGCCCGGTGCGCTCTCCCGGCCGCACCGCTGGTGGGCCCTGGGCGCGGGCCAGCCGCCGGTCGCCCGGGCCCCGCGCTACATCGCGGTCCACCGGGACCCGGACGGCGCCGCGGACGGCTACGCCTGCTACTCGCGCGACGGCGACACCCTGACGGTGGACGAGATCATCGCCGTCGACGACACGGTCCACACCGCCCTGGCCCGGTTCGCGCTCGGCCACGACCTGGTCACCCAGGTCGTCTTCAAGCACGTCCCGCCCGAGCACCCGCTGCGCTGGCAGCTCGCGGACTTCGGCGCCGGATCCCTGAGCGACCACCGTGACTGGCTCTGGGTGCGGCTGCTGGACGTCCCGCGCGCACTGACCGCGCGCGGCTGGCTCACCGACGGCGAGCTGGTCCTGGACGTCGACGACCCGTTCCTCGCCGAGCACGGCCGCCACCTGCTGACCGTCCGGGACGGCAAGGCCGACTTCGTCCCGACGGACCGGGAGCCCGACCTCTCCCTGGACGTGCGCGACCTGGGCACGATCTACCTCGGCGGCACCGCCCCGAGCACCCTCGTGCGGGCCGGCCACATCCGGGCCCACCGCCCCGACGCGGCCGCCCGCGCCGACGCCCTCTTCCGCGCCGAGCGCCCCCCGCACTGCCTGCACTGGTTCTGA
- the manA gene encoding mannose-6-phosphate isomerase, class I has translation MDRLLNTVRPYAWGSLTALPELLGQQPTGEPQAELWMGAHPGDPSRADRGDGPRRLDDLIAADPEGELGAASVARFGPTLPFLFKVLAAGIPLSIQAHPTLDQARAGFAAENALGIPVDAPERSYRDANHKPEMVCALGEFEGLCGFRRPAEAAALLAGLAVPGLDPLIALLAVEDESEALRGALAAALALDGDTVRHTVEALAGALPESDYAPYARIAKDFPDDRGVIAGMLLNHVRLRAGEALYLGAGVPHAYLSGVCVELQANSDNVLRAGLTPKHIDLPELLKVVVFEAGAPEPMAPVGVEDTPGEELYPVPIDEFRLSRFALDGVEREIDGRTPQILLCTEGAARLTAADGTVLDLARGQSAFLPATGAPTRLSGSGTTLFRATVTV, from the coding sequence ATGGACAGGCTCCTCAACACCGTCCGCCCGTACGCCTGGGGGTCGCTCACGGCCCTGCCCGAGCTGCTCGGGCAGCAGCCGACCGGTGAACCGCAGGCCGAGCTGTGGATGGGCGCCCACCCGGGCGACCCGTCCCGCGCCGACCGCGGGGACGGCCCGCGCCGACTGGACGACCTGATCGCGGCCGACCCGGAGGGCGAACTGGGCGCGGCCTCGGTGGCCAGGTTCGGCCCGACCCTGCCGTTCCTCTTCAAGGTCCTCGCCGCGGGCATCCCGCTGTCGATCCAGGCCCACCCCACGCTCGACCAGGCCCGCGCCGGCTTCGCCGCCGAGAACGCCCTCGGCATCCCCGTGGACGCCCCCGAGCGCAGCTACCGGGACGCCAACCACAAGCCCGAAATGGTCTGCGCGCTGGGCGAGTTCGAGGGCCTGTGCGGCTTCCGCCGGCCCGCGGAGGCGGCCGCCCTGCTGGCCGGGCTCGCGGTGCCCGGGCTCGACCCGCTGATCGCCCTGCTGGCCGTCGAGGACGAGTCGGAGGCGCTGCGCGGCGCCCTGGCCGCGGCCCTCGCCCTGGACGGGGACACCGTCCGGCACACCGTCGAGGCGCTGGCCGGCGCCCTCCCGGAGAGTGACTACGCCCCGTACGCCCGGATCGCCAAGGACTTCCCGGACGACCGCGGCGTGATCGCCGGCATGCTGCTCAACCACGTCCGGCTGCGGGCCGGCGAGGCGCTCTACCTGGGCGCCGGGGTGCCGCACGCCTACCTGTCCGGCGTCTGCGTCGAGCTGCAGGCCAACTCCGACAACGTGCTGCGGGCCGGCCTCACCCCGAAGCACATAGACCTGCCGGAGCTGCTGAAGGTCGTGGTCTTCGAGGCCGGTGCCCCCGAGCCTATGGCCCCCGTCGGGGTCGAGGACACTCCGGGCGAGGAGCTCTACCCCGTCCCGATCGACGAGTTCCGGCTGTCCCGCTTCGCGCTGGACGGCGTGGAGCGCGAGATCGACGGCCGTACCCCGCAGATCCTGCTCTGCACGGAGGGCGCCGCCCGGCTGACCGCCGCCGACGGCACCGTCCTGGACCTCGCCCGCGGCCAGTCCGCCTTCCTCCCCGCCACCGGCGCCCCGACCCGCCTCTCGGGCAGCGGCACCACGCTCTTCCGCGCCACCGTCACCGTCTGA
- a CDS encoding polyprenol monophosphomannose synthase yields MTVNQQSFADLGRVLVIIPTYNEAENVERIIGRVRAAVPEAHVLVADDNSPDGTGELADKLAAEDPNVHVMHRKGKEGLGAAYLAGFRWGIDNGYDVLVEMDADGSHQPEELDRLLGALRGADLVLGSRWVPGGRVVNWPKSRLLLSRGGSTYSRLMLGVPIRDVTGGYRAFRKETLLGLGMDEVASAGYCFQVDLAWRTVKAGFKVAEVPITFVERELGASKMSRNIVVEALWRVTSWGLADRLARLRGAKR; encoded by the coding sequence GTGACCGTGAACCAGCAGAGTTTTGCTGATCTCGGCAGGGTCCTCGTGATCATCCCGACCTACAACGAGGCGGAGAACGTCGAGCGGATCATCGGCCGGGTCCGCGCCGCGGTGCCCGAGGCCCACGTGCTGGTCGCCGACGACAACAGCCCCGACGGCACCGGCGAGCTGGCCGACAAGCTGGCCGCCGAGGACCCGAACGTGCACGTCATGCACCGCAAGGGCAAGGAAGGCCTGGGCGCGGCCTACCTCGCGGGCTTCCGCTGGGGCATCGACAACGGCTACGACGTCCTGGTCGAGATGGACGCGGACGGCTCGCACCAGCCCGAGGAGCTGGACCGGCTGCTCGGCGCGCTGCGCGGCGCCGACCTGGTCCTGGGCTCGCGCTGGGTACCCGGCGGCCGGGTCGTGAACTGGCCGAAGTCGCGGCTGCTGCTCTCCCGCGGCGGCTCGACCTACTCCCGGCTGATGCTGGGCGTGCCGATCAGGGACGTCACCGGCGGCTACCGCGCGTTCCGCAAGGAGACCCTGCTGGGCCTGGGCATGGACGAGGTCGCCTCCGCCGGGTACTGCTTCCAGGTCGACCTCGCCTGGCGCACCGTGAAGGCCGGGTTCAAGGTCGCCGAGGTGCCGATCACCTTCGTCGAGCGCGAGCTGGGCGCCTCCAAGATGAGCCGCAACATCGTGGTCGAGGCGCTGTGGCGGGTGACCTCCTGGGGTCTGGCCGACCGGCTGGCCCGGCTGCGCGGCGCGAAGCGCTGA
- a CDS encoding MBL fold metallo-hydrolase — MTSSPPEDSAGAERADASPAAPPDAEHQARPLEVAVFTGPESAFFATSTLILGERTAILVDAQLTRSAGRELAEWVAGKGRRLLAIVVTHQHPDHYFGAEEVLKLFPDAQLLAAPAVVEGILRTAAAKVAQWKPVYGDDIPDHPLVPAPLLPQPLMLDRQVIPVLLLGQGDCGNSTVVHVPSIRTVIAGDFAYNGTHVWTADTTPAQRTTWGHNLGRIADLGVDRVIAGHRAPGQGDDAARVLAFTEEYLRDFDRLLAVHPDDPEALATAMNERYGELTLPAILELGAEANTARAAVQHETDDAEIVDAEIVEDDPAD, encoded by the coding sequence GTGACGTCGTCCCCGCCCGAGGACAGCGCCGGTGCGGAGCGTGCGGACGCCTCACCCGCCGCGCCCCCGGACGCCGAGCACCAGGCCCGGCCGCTGGAGGTCGCCGTCTTCACCGGGCCCGAGTCGGCCTTCTTCGCCACCTCCACGCTGATCCTCGGCGAGCGGACCGCGATCCTGGTGGATGCCCAGCTGACCCGCAGCGCCGGGCGGGAACTCGCCGAGTGGGTCGCGGGCAAGGGCCGCCGGCTGCTCGCCATCGTGGTCACCCATCAGCACCCGGACCACTACTTCGGCGCCGAGGAGGTGCTGAAGCTCTTCCCCGACGCGCAGCTGCTGGCCGCCCCGGCGGTGGTCGAGGGCATCCTGCGCACCGCCGCCGCCAAGGTCGCCCAGTGGAAGCCGGTGTACGGCGACGACATCCCCGACCACCCGCTGGTCCCCGCCCCGCTGCTGCCGCAGCCGCTCATGCTGGACCGCCAGGTGATCCCCGTCCTGCTGCTCGGCCAGGGCGACTGCGGGAACTCCACCGTCGTCCACGTGCCGAGCATCCGGACCGTGATCGCCGGGGACTTCGCCTACAACGGCACCCACGTCTGGACCGCCGACACCACCCCGGCCCAGCGCACCACCTGGGGGCACAACCTCGGCCGGATCGCCGATCTCGGCGTGGACCGGGTGATCGCCGGGCACCGGGCCCCCGGCCAGGGCGACGACGCCGCCCGGGTGCTGGCTTTCACCGAGGAGTACCTCCGGGACTTCGACCGGCTGCTGGCCGTGCACCCGGACGACCCGGAAGCCCTGGCCACCGCGATGAACGAGCGGTACGGGGAGCTGACCCTGCCGGCCATCCTCGAACTCGGCGCGGAGGCCAACACCGCCCGCGCGGCGGTGCAGCACGAGACCGACGACGCGGAGATCGTGGACGCGGAGATCGTCGAGGACGACCCGGCCGACTGA
- a CDS encoding molybdopterin molybdotransferase MoeA: protein MSAVGQTTVAAPTTGPGVLSWPRAREAARRAGLRPLPAVALAPVEALGHTLAEPLGALIDLPAFDTSAMDGWAVAGPGPWRVTGRLLAGPAEPAPLADGTAVEIATGAQLPPGATAVLRREHGRADGTLLHDRGPCPLTTGQDVRPRGQECRRGEELLPAGVPVGPAVLGLAAACGHDWLLVHRRPVVQLLVLGDELLASGIPGPGLVRDALGPLLPPWLQAAGAEVAEVRYVRDDFGLLRDALRHSTADVVVTTGGTAAGPVDFLHRALAEAGARLVVDGVAVRPGHPMLLAELPGGRHLVGLPGNPLAAVAGTVTLALPLLHARSGRAVGAPALAPAAAALPGHPSDTRLQPVRRTAAGVVPLAFDGPAMLRGLARAEALAVVPPGGAAPGETVELLEVP from the coding sequence GTGAGCGCGGTCGGGCAGACCACCGTGGCCGCCCCGACCACCGGCCCCGGCGTGCTGAGCTGGCCCCGGGCCCGGGAGGCCGCCCGCCGGGCCGGGCTGCGCCCGCTGCCCGCGGTCGCGCTGGCGCCGGTCGAGGCCCTGGGCCACACCCTCGCCGAGCCGCTGGGTGCGCTGATCGACCTGCCCGCCTTCGACACCTCCGCGATGGACGGCTGGGCGGTCGCCGGGCCCGGCCCGTGGCGGGTCACCGGGCGGCTGCTGGCCGGGCCGGCCGAGCCGGCGCCGCTGGCCGACGGCACCGCGGTGGAGATCGCCACCGGTGCCCAACTGCCGCCCGGTGCCACCGCCGTGCTGCGCCGCGAGCACGGGCGGGCGGACGGCACGCTGCTGCACGACCGCGGACCGTGCCCGTTGACCACCGGCCAGGACGTCCGTCCGCGCGGCCAGGAGTGCCGCCGGGGCGAGGAGTTGCTGCCGGCCGGCGTGCCGGTCGGGCCGGCCGTGCTCGGCCTGGCCGCCGCCTGCGGCCACGACTGGCTGCTGGTACACCGCCGCCCGGTCGTCCAACTGCTCGTCCTGGGGGATGAGTTGCTGGCCTCCGGGATCCCCGGGCCGGGCCTGGTGCGGGACGCGCTGGGGCCGCTGCTGCCGCCCTGGCTGCAGGCGGCCGGCGCCGAGGTGGCCGAAGTGCGGTACGTCCGCGACGACTTCGGGCTGCTCCGGGACGCGCTGCGGCACTCCACCGCGGACGTCGTGGTCACCACCGGCGGAACGGCCGCCGGGCCGGTCGACTTCCTGCACCGGGCGCTCGCCGAGGCCGGTGCCCGGCTGGTGGTGGACGGTGTCGCGGTCCGGCCCGGGCACCCGATGCTGCTGGCCGAACTCCCCGGCGGGCGCCACCTGGTCGGCCTGCCGGGCAACCCGCTCGCCGCCGTCGCCGGGACGGTCACGCTCGCCCTTCCGCTGCTGCACGCCCGCAGCGGACGGGCCGTCGGCGCCCCCGCTCTCGCGCCCGCCGCGGCGGCGCTGCCCGGGCACCCGTCGGACACCCGGCTGCAGCCGGTCCGGCGGACGGCCGCGGGCGTCGTGCCGCTCGCCTTCGACGGGCCGGCGATGCTGCGCGGACTCGCCCGGGCCGAGGCGCTGGCCGTGGTCCCGCCCGGCGGGGCGGCGCCGGGGGAGACGGTCGAGCTGCTGGAGGTGCCGTGA